The Massilia sp. KIM DNA window CACCCGTTCGCCACTCGCCGCCAGGTTGCCCCGCGCTGCCGTTCGACTTGCATGTGTAAAGCATGCCGCCAGCGTTCAATCTGAGCCAGGATCAAACTCTTCAGTTCAATCTCTGTTTGTTGGCATTTCTGCCATCCGCATTGCTGCGGAGTCGCTCACTCAAAATACTGACGATTCTTCTCTTTCGAGAAGGTTCGTATTTTTTGTGAACATTTGATAATTTAAGTAATCAATGACCGAAGTCATTGGCACCTTCATCAAACGCCCACACTTATCGACTGTTGATTGTTAAAGAGCTTCGTGTTCTGTCTTGCCGCGTTGTTGACGAAGCGTTGTGTTCGTCAGCAGCAGAGGAACGAGATTATGCAGTGTTTCGCGATCTTCGTCAATCCTGTTTTTGCTTCGTCGCAGATTTTTCTGCCGGGCTCGTCTCCGTAAGCACTTGATTACGTTAACGTTTTTTGACCCTTGCCGAAGCGGACGCGCACTATAGCAAACTCTGACACCCACTTGCAAGCACCTCCGGTCAGGCGAACTGTGGCCGATCTGGCACTGCATTTGCATACTCTTCGCTGAGGCCATCTGTCGACAGTACGGCGTAAGGATCGAAGCATAGTCTATGTTCCGTACCGAAACAGGTGCTACATTATGGAACAGCAGTTCCAGCACAAGAGCCCCAGCAAACAGGGCCACGAGGAGACATGGAATGATGCATCGAGACACCGGGCCGGGGTCATCGGCTTCGCACGCGTCCACGCTGGCTGCGGCCACGGAGAGCGACGCCACCGCGATCATCGCGACTTCCCACCAGCGCTCCGTGGGCTATGGCCTGTGTCCAGGCGCCCGCCCCGACTTCGATCCACTCGCCCGCAACGACCTGTCGCATCTGCTGGAACAGAACGGCCTCCTCCACACCCATGCGGTGCCGGCCATGGAGACGCTCTACCAGCAGATCATCAACACCCATAACATGGTATTGCTGACCGACGCCCAGGGCGTCATCCTGCATACCCTCGGCGATGCCGACTTCATCGAAAAGGCCAACCGTGTCGCCCTCTCTCCAGGCGTAGGCTGGTCGGAACAGCGCATGGGCACCAATGCGATCGGCACCGCCATCGCCGAGCGCGCGCCGTCGCTGGTGCATGCAGACCAGCATTTCCTGGCCGCGAACCACTTCCTCACCTGTTCGGCCGCGCCCATCACCGACCATCAGGGCACGGTGATCGGCGTGCTCGACGTCAGCTCCGACCGGCGCAGCTACCACAAGCACACCATGGCCCTGGTGCGCATGTCCGCCCTGATGATCGAGAACCAGCTGTTCGCCGCCAACTTCGAGCACGCCATCATCCTGCGCTTTCACACGCGGCCCGAATTCATCGGGACCCTGATGGAAGGCATGGCCGCGTTCAGCCCCGGCGGACGCTTCCTCGCCGCGAACCGCAACGGCTTGTTCCAGCTCGGCCTGTCCTATCCCGCGCTGCAGACCCATACCTTCAGTTCCCTGTTCGGCCTGCCCGTGTCGGCGCTCTTCGATCACTACCGCACCGCGGCGCCCGGTCTACTCGACCTGTGCATGCACAACGGCGTGCGCGTGCGGGCGCGCGCCGAGCTAAGGCTGGGCAGCGGCGTCCATGCCCTCACCGCGCCCGACAGCCAGCAGGCCACGCAGCTTCAGCCGGCCGCACCGGCCAAGTCGCGACGCCTGTCCGGACTGCGCTACCTGAACACCGGCGATCCGCAGCTCGAAAAGGTGATCGACAAGGTCAACAAGGTGCTCGGCCGCGACATCCCCATCCTGATCATGGGCGAGACCGGCACCGGCAAGGAGCTGCTGGCCCAGGCGATCCACAACGATTCCCCCCGCTCGATGGGGCCCTTCGTCGCCGTGAACTGCGCGTCGATACCCGAAACCCTGATCGAATCCGAACTGTTCGGCTACGAAGACGGCGCCTTCACCGGCGCGCGCAAGAAGGGCTCGGTCGGCAAGATCCTGCAGGCCAACGGCGGCACCCTCTTCCTTGACGAGATCGGCGACATGCCGGTCAGCCTGCAAGCGCACCTGCTGCGCGTGCTGCAGGAGCGGATGGTCACGCCGCTGGGAAGCGGCAAGTCGATACCCGTCAACGTGGAGCTGATCTGCGCCACCAACCACAACCTGCGCGAGCGCATCGCCAAGGGTCTGTTCCGCGAGGACCTCTATTACCGTCTCAATGGCCTGGTGGTGAAACTGCCGCCGCTGCGCGAACGCACCGACCTCGAGACCGTGATCCGCAAGATCCTGGCGACCGAATCGGACGGCGGACAGTACACGATGTCGGAGGAGGTGCTGCGGCTGTTCCGCCGCCACAAATGGCCTGGCAACTTCCGCCAGCTGACCAATCTCCTGCGCACCGCCATCATCATGGCGGGCGACGAGCACGAGATCGGCTTGCAGCACATGCCCGACGACTTCCTGGACGATATCGAGAACATGGCCGAGGCTCCGGCTTGCGCTCCGGTGCCCGGCGCCCAGCAGCTGGTGGACAGCGGCGCCAACCTCGAGGAGATGGAACTTACCGTCATCCTCAAATCGCTCGAAGCGCACGGCGGCAACGTCTCGGCCACGGCGCGCGCGCTTGGCGTGTCGCGCAATACCATCTACCGCAAGCTGCCGCATTTGAAATGAGCTCATGACAGCAGGCGCGGAAAGCCGGGCGAACGCCACAGGTGACCGCGCTTGTCGATGGTGAGCAGGTCTACG harbors:
- a CDS encoding sigma-54-dependent Fis family transcriptional regulator, which encodes MHRDTGPGSSASHASTLAAATESDATAIIATSHQRSVGYGLCPGARPDFDPLARNDLSHLLEQNGLLHTHAVPAMETLYQQIINTHNMVLLTDAQGVILHTLGDADFIEKANRVALSPGVGWSEQRMGTNAIGTAIAERAPSLVHADQHFLAANHFLTCSAAPITDHQGTVIGVLDVSSDRRSYHKHTMALVRMSALMIENQLFAANFEHAIILRFHTRPEFIGTLMEGMAAFSPGGRFLAANRNGLFQLGLSYPALQTHTFSSLFGLPVSALFDHYRTAAPGLLDLCMHNGVRVRARAELRLGSGVHALTAPDSQQATQLQPAAPAKSRRLSGLRYLNTGDPQLEKVIDKVNKVLGRDIPILIMGETGTGKELLAQAIHNDSPRSMGPFVAVNCASIPETLIESELFGYEDGAFTGARKKGSVGKILQANGGTLFLDEIGDMPVSLQAHLLRVLQERMVTPLGSGKSIPVNVELICATNHNLRERIAKGLFREDLYYRLNGLVVKLPPLRERTDLETVIRKILATESDGGQYTMSEEVLRLFRRHKWPGNFRQLTNLLRTAIIMAGDEHEIGLQHMPDDFLDDIENMAEAPACAPVPGAQQLVDSGANLEEMELTVILKSLEAHGGNVSATARALGVSRNTIYRKLPHLK